The proteins below are encoded in one region of Mycobacterium pseudokansasii:
- a CDS encoding carotenoid oxygenase family protein — MNVEIVGKYLSTLPEDDDHPYRTGPWRPQTTEWDADALTAVEGEIPRDLDGIYLRNTENPLHPAFKTYHPFDGDGMVHVVGFRDGKAFYRNRFVQTEGFLAENEAGGPLWPGLAEPVQFAKRDTGWGARTLMKDASSTDVIVHRGIALTSFYQCGDLYRLDPYSGNTLGKETWNGHFPSGWGVSAHPKVDGKTGELLFFNYSKQDPYMHYGVVDQNNELAHYVDIPLPGPRLPHDMAFTENYAILNDFPLFWDPRLLEHNVHLPRFYPDMPSRFAVIPRRGSSADIRWFEADPTFVLHFTNAYEDGDEIVLDGFYEGDPQPLDTGGSKWEKLFRFLALDRLQTRLHRWRLNLVTGAVKEEQLSESITEFGTINDGYATRQYRYAYAATGKPGWFLFDGLVKHDLLTGNQEGYSFGDGVYGSETQMAPRVGGTAEDDGYLVTLTTDMNDDTSYCLVFDAARVGDGPVCKLQLPERISSGTHSTWVPGAELRRWHHDESSAGAVGL; from the coding sequence ATGAATGTCGAGATCGTCGGCAAATACCTGTCCACCCTGCCCGAGGATGACGACCACCCCTATCGCACCGGTCCGTGGCGACCACAGACCACCGAGTGGGACGCCGACGCGCTGACCGCCGTCGAGGGCGAGATCCCCCGCGACCTGGACGGCATCTACCTGCGCAACACCGAGAACCCGCTGCATCCGGCGTTCAAGACCTACCACCCGTTCGACGGCGACGGCATGGTGCACGTCGTCGGCTTCCGCGACGGAAAGGCCTTCTACCGCAACCGTTTTGTCCAGACCGAGGGCTTCCTGGCCGAAAACGAGGCGGGTGGACCGCTGTGGCCGGGACTGGCCGAGCCGGTGCAATTCGCCAAGCGGGATACCGGCTGGGGGGCTCGCACCCTGATGAAGGACGCGTCGAGCACCGACGTCATCGTGCACCGCGGCATCGCGCTGACCAGCTTCTACCAGTGCGGCGACCTCTACCGGCTGGATCCCTACTCGGGCAACACCCTGGGCAAGGAGACCTGGAACGGGCACTTTCCGTCCGGCTGGGGCGTATCGGCTCATCCCAAGGTCGACGGCAAGACCGGCGAGCTGTTGTTCTTCAATTACAGCAAGCAAGACCCGTATATGCATTACGGCGTCGTCGACCAGAACAACGAGCTGGCACACTACGTCGACATCCCGCTGCCCGGCCCGCGATTGCCCCACGATATGGCGTTCACCGAAAACTATGCCATTCTCAACGATTTCCCGCTGTTCTGGGATCCCCGGCTGCTCGAGCACAACGTGCACCTGCCGCGCTTCTATCCGGACATGCCGTCGCGGTTCGCGGTGATCCCGCGCCGGGGATCTAGCGCCGATATCCGCTGGTTCGAGGCGGATCCGACGTTTGTGCTGCACTTCACCAACGCCTACGAAGACGGCGACGAGATCGTGCTCGACGGCTTCTACGAGGGCGACCCCCAGCCGCTGGACACCGGCGGGAGCAAATGGGAGAAGCTGTTTCGCTTCCTGGCCCTGGATCGCCTGCAAACCCGGCTGCACCGGTGGCGGCTCAACCTGGTCACCGGCGCGGTGAAAGAAGAACAGCTGTCGGAGTCCATCACCGAGTTCGGGACGATCAACGACGGCTACGCCACGCGCCAGTACCGCTACGCCTATGCCGCGACCGGCAAACCGGGCTGGTTCCTGTTCGACGGACTGGTCAAACACGACCTGCTCACCGGAAACCAGGAGGGCTACTCGTTCGGTGACGGTGTCTATGGAAGCGAAACCCAGATGGCGCCACGGGTTGGTGGCACCGCTGAGGACGACGGCTATCTGGTCACGCTCACCACCGACATGAACGACGACACCTCCTACTGCCTGGTCTTCGACGCGGCCCGCGTCGGTGACGGCCCGGTGTGCAAACTACAGCTGCCCGAACGTATTTCCAGCGGCACCCATTCGACGTGGGTACCCGGCGCCGAGTTGCGGCGCTGGCATCACGACGAGTCGTCGGCGGGCGCTGTCGGGCTGTGA
- a CDS encoding VOC family protein, giving the protein MTHWPKELASIGCIRFARRSSNFEETVRFYRDLVGLPLYETFAESYGSNGAIFGLPSWNLTLEIVEAVDDVAVDHHEQLCLYFPDNAAQQEALARLRKAGVEPAEQHPYWEAMGAVTFRDPDGREVVFAPFVYGVNEPADSSASGTHEFPSS; this is encoded by the coding sequence ATGACACACTGGCCCAAGGAGTTGGCATCGATCGGCTGTATCCGCTTCGCCCGTCGCTCCTCGAATTTCGAGGAGACGGTGCGCTTTTACCGTGACCTGGTCGGGCTTCCGCTCTACGAGACGTTCGCGGAAAGCTACGGGAGCAACGGTGCGATCTTCGGTCTGCCAAGCTGGAACCTCACCCTCGAGATTGTCGAGGCGGTCGACGACGTCGCCGTGGACCACCACGAACAGCTGTGCCTGTACTTCCCGGACAATGCGGCGCAGCAGGAGGCATTGGCACGGCTCCGGAAGGCTGGAGTCGAGCCCGCCGAGCAGCACCCGTACTGGGAAGCGATGGGAGCGGTCACCTTCCGCGACCCGGACGGCCGGGAAGTCGTGTTCGCGCCCTTCGTGTACGGGGTCAACGAGCCCGCCGACAGTTCCGCCTCGGGCACCCACGAGTTCCCGTCGAGCTGA
- a CDS encoding trimeric intracellular cation channel family protein has translation MSPTLGEVFRVIDLAGVFGNAVLGGIVATEERLDPIGFAALAILSGLGGGLIRDTLLQHGPPVALTDYLYLVTAIAGGVVAFLVPVYGRTWNLAFPAIDAIALGTWAVAGAQKTLGIGLGWAAALLMGTITAVGGGTLRDIAVRRTPQIFGGNTLYATCAVIASAMVVLFARCGQATVGAVVATVVGAVLCLVARWRGWQLTEGPAWHYALRRQPGKRLPRVTLRVNSDDSPLPLVSKKRAPRKR, from the coding sequence GTGAGTCCGACGCTCGGCGAAGTATTCCGGGTCATCGATCTCGCCGGTGTCTTCGGCAATGCGGTGCTCGGTGGCATTGTCGCCACCGAGGAACGTCTGGACCCCATCGGGTTTGCGGCGTTGGCTATTCTGTCTGGCCTGGGCGGCGGGCTGATCCGGGACACCCTGTTGCAACACGGACCTCCGGTCGCGCTGACCGACTACCTGTATCTGGTGACGGCTATCGCCGGGGGCGTCGTGGCCTTTCTGGTACCGGTGTACGGCCGCACGTGGAACCTGGCGTTCCCCGCTATCGACGCGATCGCGCTGGGAACCTGGGCGGTCGCGGGAGCGCAAAAGACACTCGGGATAGGTCTGGGCTGGGCGGCGGCACTGCTGATGGGCACCATCACCGCAGTGGGAGGTGGGACACTGCGTGATATCGCGGTCCGCCGAACTCCGCAGATCTTCGGCGGTAACACGCTTTACGCGACCTGTGCGGTCATCGCCAGCGCTATGGTGGTGCTCTTCGCCCGCTGCGGGCAAGCCACCGTGGGGGCGGTGGTTGCCACCGTCGTCGGCGCTGTCCTATGCCTTGTCGCCCGCTGGCGGGGCTGGCAGCTGACAGAGGGGCCGGCGTGGCACTACGCCCTGCGAAGACAGCCGGGTAAGCGACTGCCCCGGGTTACGTTGCGGGTCAACAGCGACGACTCACCTCTTCCGCTGGTCAGCAAAAAACGCGCGCCGCGCAAGCGCTGA